One window of the Ramlibacter henchirensis genome contains the following:
- a CDS encoding 4-hydroxythreonine-4-phosphate dehydrogenase PdxA gives MASGKPRLAVVLGDPAGIGPELVARLLAEPGVREAADLLLIADRNELEQGMQVAGLRTPYAVAQSAQSADFTAGLPVLVDYRGGTTGPFVRAQASAQGGRYCLDTLSRALEATRQGHADAILFAPLNKTSLHEAGMHTSDELHWLAEQMAFTGPVCEFNVLDGLWTSRVTSHIALKDVAQRITFDAVTDGIELIHRELLRSGIERPRIAVCGLNPHNGDNGSFGREEIDVIGPAVQAAGQRGLTVEGPFPADTIFLKVQGDQRQYDAVVTMYHDQGQIAMKLMGFSRGITVQGGLPVPILTPAHGTAFDIVGKGVANPGAMLAAFRLACRMATARR, from the coding sequence ATGGCGTCCGGCAAGCCGCGCCTGGCGGTGGTGCTGGGCGACCCGGCCGGCATCGGCCCCGAACTGGTTGCCCGCCTGCTCGCCGAACCCGGTGTGCGGGAGGCGGCCGACCTGCTGCTGATCGCCGATCGGAACGAACTGGAGCAGGGCATGCAAGTCGCCGGCCTGCGCACGCCCTACGCGGTCGCGCAGTCTGCGCAGTCCGCCGATTTCACGGCCGGCCTGCCGGTGCTGGTGGACTACCGCGGCGGGACCACCGGTCCGTTCGTGCGCGCGCAGGCTTCGGCCCAGGGCGGCCGCTACTGCCTCGACACCTTGTCGCGCGCACTCGAGGCGACGCGGCAAGGCCACGCCGACGCGATCCTGTTCGCACCCCTGAACAAGACCTCGCTGCACGAGGCGGGCATGCACACCAGCGACGAGCTGCACTGGCTGGCAGAGCAGATGGCGTTCACCGGCCCGGTGTGCGAGTTCAACGTGCTCGACGGCCTGTGGACCTCGCGCGTGACGTCGCACATCGCGCTGAAGGACGTGGCGCAGCGGATCACCTTCGACGCGGTCACCGACGGCATCGAGCTGATCCACCGCGAACTGCTGCGAAGCGGCATCGAACGGCCGCGCATCGCGGTGTGCGGCCTCAATCCGCACAACGGCGACAACGGTTCCTTCGGCCGCGAGGAGATCGACGTGATCGGCCCGGCCGTGCAGGCCGCGGGCCAACGCGGGTTGACGGTCGAAGGCCCGTTCCCGGCCGACACCATCTTCCTGAAGGTGCAGGGCGACCAACGGCAATACGATGCGGTCGTGACCATGTACCACGACCAGGGCCAGATCGCGATGAAGCTGATGGGCTTTTCGCGCGGCATCACGGTGCAGGGCGGCCTGCCGGTGCCGATCCTGACGCCGGCGCACGGCACCGCGTTCGATATCGTCGGCAAGGGTGTCGCCAATCCCGGCGCGATGCTGGCCGCGTTCCGGCTGGCCTGCCGGATGGCGACCGCACGCCGCTGA